The Syngnathus scovelli strain Florida chromosome 21, RoL_Ssco_1.2, whole genome shotgun sequence DNA segment AGGCACGTCCTGATGCCTGCGCAGCCAAAAATTTACATTGGTGAGTAAATTGACATGAGATGAACATTATTTCTATTTTGGTGTGGAGACAAGGTTGAGAAACGCTTCTTACCTGAAGAGCTTATCACTGATGAGTAAAGTGTCGACGGCGAGGGCTTCTGCGGCTCGTTCCACGTGAGCGACTCTATGAACAAGCGTGGGGAATTTATCACAAAAGTTAACAAGAGTTCAAAATCAATTGGATCATTAATGCTCACCCATAAAAAGCTCGGTCAGGCTCATGTTGGAGCATCTTGTAAAAGTCCTCCAGGGCTTTCACCTCTCCGGCAGCCTGGAATTTGAAATATTGCATTAAAGTCAACAAAAGCCACATAATAGAAAGAGAGGAATATCACCTTGGTATCTGACAGTCTGTTTGTCACTGTGGGGTCTGAAAGGATTTCTGCAAGACAAAAAGCAGGAGAGGTTATGCTATGCCTTGGCCACACGAGGGCGGTATAATACACACGTCATTGAAGCACATTGAGCCTGTCAGAGCTTCTCTTTAAGCTGCAGTAATATTTTCCGTTCTTCACAGAGGATTAAAAActactgtcatttttatttacaaCAATTAATACTATTTTATGTCAAACCTGCTTCTGATATATATAAAAAGCTATCCAATTGTACCTTTGAGGGAGTACTTGTGACCAGATGACGAGTGGACCATCATGAACTTGGGTCGGTTCTCCAGCAGAATCTTGTTGTCCTGTCGCACGGCCTCTTTAAAAAGGTACGTCATGAACTGGTCCTTCACGAAACCTGGACTAGCAACCAGGATGCATTTCACCACTGAGGAACAAGCAAGTAAGTTAACATGATGCAAACTTCTCCAAATTTTTGGATGAACCTAAAATGAACATTTGTTGAGTCTTACCATCAAAGTTAACGTGGCGAAGTATGGCCTGCATGACCGCTTCGTAGAACCTTTCCAAAGCCTGTGAGGAGATGCCAAGCAAGCTCACATACGTCCATGTGACTGCGTGCATGAAACAACTCGCAGTACGCACGCACCTTCTCGTGCTGGGTGCAGCTCCCCCTCCTCTTGCGAGGAATGGTGAGCTCCACTTTGGCCCGCAGAAGCGTCATGGCGGGGGTCACCAGCACCAGGTTGGCTAAGCCCTCCTGCATCACCACCGCGGCCACGTCCGCCTTCTGCGTGGCGTCGCAGGCCTCGTCTGCAACGCACGATGTATCAGTCCCATTTTTAAAGTTCCTGATTGTTTGCCGCTTACCGATTCTGGCCAACACAATGCTGTCCCAGCTCTTTTTAGCAAGCGTGAACTTCCTGTTGAGCTCCAGCTCAATAGTGTGGTACGCCCCCATCTGATGAGTAAACACATCATTAGCCAAAGCATTTATGGataataaataactaaata contains these protein-coding regions:
- the pelo gene encoding protein pelota homolog, coding for MKLLHRDIEKDNAGQVTLMPEEAEDMWHTYNLLQQGDSLRASTIRKVQTESTTGSVGSSRVRTTLTLCVETIDFDTQACQLRVKGTNLEENQYVKMGAYHTIELELNRKFTLAKKSWDSIVLARIDEACDATQKADVAAVVMQEGLANLVLVTPAMTLLRAKVELTIPRKRRGSCTQHEKALERFYEAVMQAILRHVNFDVVKCILVASPGFVKDQFMTYLFKEAVRQDNKILLENRPKFMMVHSSSGHKYSLKEILSDPTVTNRLSDTKAAGEVKALEDFYKMLQHEPDRAFYGVAHVERAAEALAVDTLLISDKLFRHQDVPTRARYVRLVDKVKDSGGNVRIFSSLHVSGEQLTQLSGVVAILRFPIAEVSEGEEDSSSDDD